A section of the Streptomyces sp. CG1 genome encodes:
- a CDS encoding TrmH family RNA methyltransferase: protein MPPVSPELISARSARVAAARRLAKRNFRGKDRLFLAEGPQAVREAAGHRVGGEPTLVELFATVEAAERYADIIGAARDAGARVHLASEDVIADISTTVTPQGLVGVCRFLDTPFEEILAARPKLVAVLAHVRDPGNAGTVLRCADAAGAEAVVLTDASVDLYNPKAVRASVGSHFHLPVAVGVPVERAVAGLKDAGVRILAADGAGTDDLDDELDKGTMGGPTAWVFGNEAWGLPEETRALADAVVRVPIHGKAESLNLATAAAVCLYASARAQRANAGCRTVTQS from the coding sequence ATGCCCCCCGTCAGCCCCGAGCTGATCTCCGCCCGGTCCGCCCGAGTCGCCGCCGCTCGGCGGCTTGCCAAGCGGAACTTCCGGGGCAAGGACCGGCTGTTTCTCGCGGAGGGGCCGCAGGCCGTCAGGGAGGCGGCTGGGCATCGGGTCGGCGGGGAACCCACCCTTGTCGAGCTGTTCGCCACCGTCGAGGCCGCGGAGCGGTACGCCGACATCATCGGCGCCGCACGTGACGCGGGCGCCAGGGTGCACCTCGCCTCCGAGGACGTCATCGCCGACATCTCCACCACCGTCACCCCGCAGGGGCTGGTCGGGGTGTGCCGGTTCCTGGACACGCCGTTCGAGGAGATCCTCGCCGCCCGGCCGAAACTGGTCGCCGTGCTGGCCCATGTGCGCGACCCCGGCAACGCCGGGACCGTGCTGCGCTGTGCCGACGCCGCCGGCGCCGAGGCCGTCGTCCTCACCGACGCCTCCGTCGACCTGTACAACCCCAAGGCGGTGCGCGCCTCCGTCGGCTCGCACTTCCATCTGCCCGTCGCCGTCGGCGTCCCCGTCGAGCGGGCCGTGGCCGGGCTGAAGGACGCCGGTGTGCGGATCCTCGCCGCCGACGGCGCCGGAACCGACGATCTCGACGACGAACTCGACAAGGGGACCATGGGCGGGCCGACCGCCTGGGTGTTCGGCAACGAGGCCTGGGGGCTGCCGGAGGAGACCCGCGCCCTCGCCGATGCCGTCGTCCGGGTGCCCATCCACGGAAAGGCCGAGAGCCTGAACCTCGCCACGGCCGCCGCCGTATGTCTCTACGCGTCGGCCCGTGCACAACGCGCCAACGCAGGGTGCCGCACCGTCACCCAGAGCTAG
- the rplT gene encoding 50S ribosomal protein L20, which yields MARVKRAVNAHKKRRAILEQASGYRGQRSRLYRKAKEQVTHSLVYNYNDRKKRKGDFRQLWIQRINAAARANGITYNRFIQGLKAANVEVDRKILAELAVNDANAFAALVEVAQKALPSDVNAPKAA from the coding sequence GTGGCACGCGTCAAGCGGGCAGTCAACGCCCACAAGAAGCGCCGGGCGATCCTCGAGCAGGCCTCCGGCTACCGCGGTCAGCGTTCGCGTCTGTACCGCAAGGCCAAGGAGCAGGTCACCCACTCGCTGGTCTACAACTACAACGACCGCAAGAAGCGCAAGGGCGACTTCCGTCAGCTGTGGATCCAGCGCATCAACGCCGCTGCCCGCGCCAACGGCATCACCTACAACCGCTTCATCCAGGGTCTGAAGGCCGCGAACGTCGAGGTCGACCGCAAGATCCTGGCCGAGCTGGCCGTGAACGACGCGAACGCGTTCGCCGCGCTCGTCGAGGTCGCGCAGAAGGCGCTGCCGTCGGACGTCAACGCGCCCAAGGCTGCGTGA
- a CDS encoding ATP-binding protein has protein sequence MSVAGTSTAPGGPEGRDAWPPPVPGQSDSMGLDPDQLPDGLVVADEHGRVVCFNAAAGRITAVRAADALGQPLEKALPLEDLEGRRWWQLTDPYGGLAIRVRQPERNLLLPGGREVLVSARYIRAEPLGPVRRVVVCLRDTEARRRTERSHAELIATVAHELRSPLTSVKGFTATLLAKWERFTDDQKRLMLETVDADADRVTRLIAELLDISRIDSGRLEVRRQLVDIGAAVSRHIQAYVAAGQPADRFLLRVEQPLPALWADPDKIDQVLSNLIENAVRHGEGTVTMDVTPCASPREGEETGTSVTVSDEGPGIPEESMNRVFTRFWRGSKRGGTGLGLYIVKGIVEAHGGTITVGRAPGGGAEFRFTLPVAAPAYLA, from the coding sequence ATGAGTGTGGCCGGCACGAGCACCGCGCCGGGGGGACCGGAGGGACGGGACGCGTGGCCTCCCCCCGTGCCTGGGCAGAGTGATTCCATGGGCCTCGATCCCGATCAGCTGCCCGACGGTCTCGTCGTCGCCGACGAGCACGGCCGGGTCGTCTGCTTCAACGCCGCCGCCGGCCGGATCACCGCCGTACGTGCCGCCGACGCCCTCGGGCAGCCGCTGGAGAAGGCGCTGCCGTTGGAGGATCTGGAGGGGCGGCGGTGGTGGCAGCTCACCGATCCCTATGGGGGGCTTGCCATCCGGGTACGGCAGCCGGAGCGGAATCTGCTGCTGCCGGGCGGGCGGGAGGTGCTCGTCTCCGCGCGGTACATCCGGGCCGAACCGCTCGGGCCCGTCCGGCGCGTCGTCGTCTGCCTGCGGGACACCGAGGCCCGCCGCCGTACCGAGCGCAGCCACGCCGAGCTGATAGCGACGGTCGCCCACGAGCTGCGCTCGCCCCTCACCTCCGTGAAGGGCTTCACCGCCACGCTCCTCGCCAAATGGGAACGCTTCACCGACGACCAGAAGCGGCTGATGCTGGAGACCGTCGACGCCGACGCCGACCGGGTCACCCGGCTCATCGCCGAGCTGCTGGACATCTCCAGGATCGACAGCGGACGGCTGGAGGTGCGCCGGCAGCTCGTCGACATCGGGGCCGCCGTCTCCCGGCACATCCAGGCCTACGTCGCCGCGGGCCAGCCCGCCGACCGCTTTCTGCTCCGCGTCGAACAGCCGCTGCCCGCCCTGTGGGCCGACCCCGACAAGATCGACCAGGTCCTCAGCAACCTCATCGAAAATGCCGTGCGGCACGGCGAGGGAACCGTCACCATGGACGTCACGCCCTGCGCATCCCCGCGCGAAGGCGAGGAGACCGGCACGTCGGTCACGGTGAGCGACGAGGGTCCCGGCATCCCGGAGGAGTCCATGAACCGCGTCTTCACCCGCTTCTGGCGGGGCAGCAAGCGCGGCGGCACCGGCCTCGGGCTGTACATCGTCAAGGGCATCGTCGAAGCCCACGGCGGCACCATCACGGTCGGCCGCGCCCCCGGCGGCGGCGCCGAGTTCCGATTTACGTTGCCCGTGGCCGCACCGGCGTATCTCGCCTGA
- the pheS gene encoding phenylalanine--tRNA ligase subunit alpha, with translation MSAPNKSYDPVEVEALKPEEIERMQSQALAAFAAASSLDALHEAKVAHTGPASPLALANREIGALPPHAKAEAGKRVGMARGAVNKALAARQAELEAERDARVLVEEDVDVTLPYDRVPAGARHPLTTLSERIEDIFVAMGYEVAEGPQVEAEWFNFDALNIGPDHPARGEADTFFVQGQGGGSESGVVLRTHTSPVQIRSLLDRELPVYVICPGRVYRTDELDATHTPVFHQVELLAVDEGLTMADLKGTLDHMVQSLFGEGMKTRLRPNFFPFTEPSAEMDMLCYVCKGESVGNPDRPCRTCSSEGWIELGGCGMVNPRVLTACGVDPEKYSGFAFGFGIERMLMFRHNVEDMRDMVEGDVRFTRPFGMEI, from the coding sequence ATGTCGGCACCGAATAAGTCGTACGACCCTGTCGAGGTCGAGGCGTTGAAACCGGAAGAGATCGAGCGCATGCAGAGCCAGGCGCTCGCCGCCTTCGCGGCAGCGAGCTCGCTCGACGCGCTCCACGAGGCCAAGGTCGCCCACACCGGCCCCGCCTCCCCGCTGGCGCTCGCCAACCGCGAGATCGGCGCCCTGCCCCCGCACGCCAAGGCCGAGGCTGGCAAACGGGTCGGCATGGCCCGCGGCGCCGTGAACAAGGCGCTCGCCGCCCGCCAGGCCGAGCTGGAGGCCGAGCGCGACGCCCGGGTGCTCGTCGAGGAGGACGTCGACGTCACGCTGCCGTACGACCGCGTCCCGGCCGGCGCCCGCCACCCCCTGACCACGCTCTCGGAGCGCATCGAGGACATCTTCGTGGCCATGGGCTACGAGGTCGCCGAGGGCCCGCAGGTAGAGGCGGAGTGGTTCAACTTCGACGCCCTGAACATCGGCCCGGACCACCCGGCCCGCGGCGAGGCCGACACCTTCTTCGTGCAGGGCCAGGGCGGCGGCTCCGAGTCCGGTGTCGTGCTGCGCACCCACACCTCGCCCGTGCAGATCCGCTCGCTGCTCGACCGCGAGCTGCCCGTCTACGTGATCTGTCCCGGCCGCGTGTACCGCACCGACGAGCTGGACGCCACGCACACCCCGGTCTTCCACCAGGTCGAGCTGCTCGCCGTGGACGAGGGCCTGACCATGGCCGACCTCAAGGGCACCCTGGACCACATGGTCCAGTCCCTGTTCGGCGAGGGCATGAAGACCCGGCTGCGGCCGAACTTCTTCCCCTTCACCGAGCCGAGCGCCGAGATGGACATGCTCTGCTACGTCTGCAAGGGCGAGTCCGTGGGCAACCCCGACCGGCCCTGCCGCACCTGCTCCAGCGAGGGCTGGATCGAGCTGGGCGGCTGCGGCATGGTCAACCCGCGGGTACTCACCGCCTGCGGCGTCGACCCGGAGAAGTACAGCGGCTTCGCCTTCGGGTTCGGCATCGAGCGGATGCTGATGTTCCGCCACAACGTCGAAGACATGCGAGACATGGTCGAGGGTGACGTCCGGTTCACCCGGCCGTTCGGGATGGAGATCTGA